The Mytilus trossulus isolate FHL-02 chromosome 3, PNRI_Mtr1.1.1.hap1, whole genome shotgun sequence genome contains a region encoding:
- the LOC134711014 gene encoding flavin-containing monooxygenase 5-like: protein MTKRVCVVGAGVAGLTSIKNSLEEGFDVVCYEKDTDIGGLWNYHTTTKEGDTSLYNSCSINTSKEISCYSDFPIPKEFPNFMDHKHFKKYLNLYADHFDLMSCIRFQTLVEKIEKSDDNRWKVRTQNTKSGKNSTELFDFVMVCNGHLHEPNKPTFPGLNRFKGKVMHTRDYKTFHGYEDKRILVVGIGNSGADVACELSRHAEHVYVSTRRGSYIQQRAGEYGVPFDHIALNRYSQSLPWDIMRPIHYNKINYKYKHSNYGLAPNFRFDGGVVTVSDDLPNRILYGAISIKSNVEKFTENGVIFDDGSMVENIDVVVLATGFTYSFPFLDNSVIEVDNHFSYLYELVFPVDMEPSTLAVVGLVQPFGSLAPILEIQARWASMVFSGKCSLPSPSERRRVVEERRQFLKKKYVDSPRYSLQVYFIAYLDTISSKIGCKPNLLKHFFTDPKLWYKLYFGPATPPQWRLDGPGKWDGARKAIENVQENTYYPMKTRQSGAGELEGLYDGWIKWLKRFIIFILVLFILRFMFSNGYSVHSFKV from the exons ATGACAAAACGGGTATGTGTAGTAGGCGCAGGGGTAGCAGGCCTTACgtcaataaaaaatagtttggAGGAAGGTTTTGATGTCGTCTGCTACGAGAAAGATACTGACATTGGAGGTCTATGGAACTATCATACAACAACGAAAGAGGGCGACACAAGTTTATACAATTCTTGCAGTATCAACACCAGCAAAGAAATTTCATGTTATAGCGATTTTCCTATCCCTAAAGAATTCCCAAATTTTATGGatcataaacattttaagaagTATTTAAACCTCTATGCTGATCATTTTGATCTGATGAGCTGTATAAGATTTCAAACATTAGTAGAAAAAATCGAGAAAAGTGACGACAACAGATGGAAAGTCCGAACACAGAACACGAAATCCGGAAAGAACTCTACAGAACTATTTGACTTTGTAATGGTATGCAATGGACATTTGCACGAACCAAACAAACCAACATTTCCCGGCTTGAACAGGTTCAAAGGTAAAGTGATGCATACACGTGACTACAAGACTTTCCATGGATACGAAGACAAACGCATACTGGTTGTTGGTATTGGGAATTCTGGAGCAGACGTTGCATGTGAACTAAGTAGACATGCTGAACAC gtttatGTCAGCACCAGAAGGGGTTCTTACATTCAGCAAAGAGCTGGCGAGTACGGCGTTCCGTTTGATCACATAGCATTAAACAGATATAGCCAGAGTTTACCATGGGATATCATGAGACCTATCCATTACAACAAAATCaactacaaatacaaacattcaaaCTATGGACTGGCTCCGAACTTCCGGTTTGATGGCGGAGTTGTCACGGTTAGCGATGATTTACCAAACCGTATATTGTATGGCGCTATCAGCATCAAGTCGAACGTGGAGAAGTTCACAGAGAACGGAGTCATTTTCGATGATGGTTCTATGGTTGAAAATATCGATGTCGTTGTCTTGGCAACCGGATTTACATACAGCTTTCCTTTCTTAGATAATTCCGTCATTGAAGTAGATAACCATTTTTCGTACTTATATGAACTTGTATTTCCTGTAGACATGGAGCCGAGCACTTTAGCAGTAGTTGGTCTTGTTCAACCATTTGGCAGTCTCGCGCCAATTCTAGAAATTCAAGCGCGCTGGGCGAGTATGGTGTTCTCGGGTAAATGCAGTTTACCAAGCCCATCTGAACGTCGTAGAGTTGTTGAGGAAAGGCGACAGTTTTTGAAGAAGAAGTATGTCGATTCACCACGGTATAGTCTTCAGGTATATTTCATTGCCTACTTAGATACTATCTCATCGAAAATAGGTTGCAAACCAAACCTTCTAAAGCACTTTTTCACAGATCCAAAGCTTTGGTATAAATTGTACTTCGGACCTGCTACACCACCACAATGGAGACTGGATGGTCCAGGAAAATGGGACGGAGCGCGAAAGGCAATCGAGAATGTTCAGGAGAATACATACTATCCAATGAAAACAAGGCAATCTGGAGCCGGAGAACTAGAAGGATTATATGACGGATGGATCAAATGGTTGAAAAGATTTATAATCTTTATACTCgtactttttattcttcgtttCATGTTCTCTAACGGATATAGTGTGCattcttttaaagtttaa
- the LOC134710576 gene encoding isonocardicin synthase-like — protein sequence MKDITDHKIENVEIVFPFSLLRESTRKELCSPSEGWVVDDAFDVMLGCGEERIRAYTIKFLKTLSTQKLVLFDPACSTGVFLSTLKKAFPESYTIGQDLSKQMVGFSKTRVDEVHCGNAMEPKISPASADVVFIRFLNSEVVTSTEAEQLIGALLPTVKKGGYMVIFGHTPVLLSSANFSLMENFVVKHCIGIADDKSGILQYYTLQRQ from the coding sequence ATGAAAGACATCACTGACCATAAAATAGAAAACGTAGAGATTGTTTTTCCATTTTCTCTTCTGCGGGAATCGACAAGGAAGGAATTATGCTCACCTTCCGAAGGTTGGGTTGTTGATGATGCGTTTGACGTAATGCTTGGATGTGGGGAAGAAAGGATAAGAGCGTACAccattaaatttctaaaaactcTGAGCACTCAAAAGTTGGTACTGTTTGATCCGGCCTGCTCAACTGGCGTCTTCCTGTCAACTTTGAAAAAGGCATTTCCCGAGAGTTATACCATTGGACAAGATCTCAGCAAGCAAATGGTAGGATTTTCTAAAACTCGGGTCGATGAGGTACACTGTGGGAACGCCATGGAACCAAAAATATCTCCAGCGTCAGCTGATGTTGTCTTTATTCGTTTTCTCAATTCTGAAGTTGTTACGTCCACCGAAGCAGAACAACTCATTGGTGCTCTTTTGCCGACAGTTAAGAAAGGTGGATACATGGTAATATTTGGACATACACCGGTCTTGCTATCGTCTGCTAACTTTTCTTTGATGGAAAACTTCGTTGTTAAACATTGTATTGGCATTGCTGACGATAAGAGTGGGATACTCCAGTACTATACTCTACAAAGGCAATGa
- the LOC134711015 gene encoding cytochrome P450 4X1-like yields the protein MADYHQIVSFCCIFCLKLICYIINVVPWLSNGSVSKPSWIIQYLLQKTFEDDKLKKLEFLTQIYHKQGLFRFDSKIYIFNQKLAQTAINKLEKGAENYLDNSPLKDTFLGSSQKSPETRRAIASLFRKTSIEERASSMTEDIKKMCLKMKQQSLRSVNITHWSLRLALDIVGHVLLQLDLNALDGEQDELLECMVTILHRCYALNEISTDSDEFKQANEGLDRITSNILKDALEKDDTTIQKRLVVQLHEACGFEEAKDNMKLFLMAGTETTASSIPVVFSLLTDNPDIQEELRDEAIDRWSEMMAEPTTSLPKIESMIKEVLRLYPIAPFISRQNNVPVNLGNIHLDEHSDVVIFTWGIHRSPYLWKDSKVFKPFRFLGEEALHSNMYIPFGAGSRVCIGQHMAVLELRLAIAILLHTFTFSKNQSTPDLKFVVDWAHAVVHPDKDMMFTLENV from the exons ATGGCTGATTACCACCAGATAGTGTCTTTCTGTTGTATATTCTGTTTAAAACtaatttgttatatcattaatgtg GTTCCATGGTTAAGTAATGGTTCCGTTTCAAAGCCGTCCTGGATTATACAGTATCTGTTACAGAAAACGTTTGAAGATGACAAGTTGAAAAAGTTAGAATTTCTTACACAAATTTACCACAAGCAAGGTTTATTTCGTTTTGACagtaaaatctatattttcaaCCAGAAGCTAGCACAAACAGCTATCAACAAGTTGGAAAAAGGAGCAGAAAATTacttagacaactctccacttAAAGATACATTTTTAGGTTCATCTCAGAAAAGTCCCGAAACAAGACGTGCTATCGCATCCTTGTTCAGAAAAACATCTATAGAAGAAAGGGCATCTTCGATGACAGAAGATATTAAAAAGATGTGTTTGAAAATGAAGCAGCAATCACTTAGATCTGTAAATATAACTCATTGGTCGCTACGTCTAGCGTTAGACATTGTCGGTCACGTGCTTTTGCAGTTAGATCTGAATGCTTTGGACGGCGAACAAGATGAATTATTAGAGTGTATGGTGACAATTCTCCATAGGtgttatgctttaaatgaaatttcaaCAGACTCTGACGAATTTAAGCAAGCAAACGAGGGACTTGATCGGATTACTTCAAATATACTCAAAGATGCTCTAGAAAAAGACGATACTACAATACAGAAACGGCTGGTTGTTCAATTGCACGAGGCCTGTGGATTTGAAGAA gCTAAGGACAATATGAAGCTATTTCTGATGGCTGGAACAGAAACAACAGCTTCATCTATTCCCGTGGTGTTCTCATTGTTAACTGATAATCCTGACATTCAG gaAGAACTAAGAGATGAAGCAATAGATCGCTGGTCTGAAATGATGGCGGAACCTACCACGTCTTTACCAAAAATAGAAAGTATGATTAAAGAGGTCCTAAGACTTTATCCAATAGCACCTTTCATTAGCAGACAAAACAATGTCCCTGTAAATCTGGGAAACATACACTTGGATGAACAT AGTGATGTCGTTATTTTCACATGGGGAATTCACAGATCTCCGTACCTGTGGAAAGATTCAAAAGTATTTAAACCGTTCCGCTTTCTTGGAGAGGAAGCTTTGCATTCAAACATGTATATAccatttggagcaggatctcGAGTGTGTATTGGACAACATATGGCGGTTCTGGAACTGCGTTTAGCTATAGCAATCTTACttcatacttttacattttcaaagaaCCAATCCACACCAGACTTAAAGTTTGTTGTTGACTGGGCCCATGCTGTTGTGCACCCAGATAAAGATATGATGTTTACTTTAGAGAATGTTTAA